CCCCAGTTTTGACCCGCTGGTTGGCACCATTCTGGCGTTCTCGACCTATGCGGTCGGCTACATCTCACGTCCGCTGGGTGGTTTCGTGTTCGGGCACCTTGGTGATGTGGCGGGGCGTAAAGCCGTGTTGATCATCACGCTGGTCATCATGGGCGTGACCACGGCGTTAATGGGCCTGCTGCCCGGCTATGCGGTATGGGGCATCTGGAGCCCGATTCTGTTAGTCGCACTGCGTTTTGTGCAGGGCATTGCGCTGGGCGGTGAGTGGGCAGGAGCCGTGTTGTTATCGATGGAACATGGTGATGCCAATAAACGCGGGCGTAATGCCTCGTTTGCACAGGTCGGCCCCTCCTGCGGCACGCTGATTGGTACCGGCTTTATTACGCTGGTCACGGTGATGATGAGCGCGGATCAGTTTCAGGCATGGGGCTGGCGCATTCCCTTCTTGCTCAGCCTGTTACTGGTGATCTTTGGCCTGTGGCTGCGCCGTGGTGTAGAAGAGACACCGACCTTTGTCGCGATGCAGGCCCAGGAGAAAACCACGCACACGCCGTTGAAAGAGGTGTTCGTCAACTACCCGAAGCAGTTGTTGATCGCGGGTGGCTCACGTATTGGCTCGGATGTGCTTTACGCGCTGGTGGTGGTGTTTACGCTGACCTATGTCACGACCGTACTGCAATTGCCGCGCCCGTTGGCGTTAATGGCAACGATGCTGGGCGCGATAGGTAACGCGATTACGGTGCCAATGTTTGGCGCGCTTTCAGACAAGTGGGGACGACGCCCGGTGTACATCACTGGTGCGCTGCTGGCGATGGTCTGGTCGTTTCTGTTCTTTGTGTTGCTAGATAGCACGCAACCGGTACTGATCGTGCTGGCAGTCATTGGCGGATTGCTGATACACGCGATGATGTACGGCCCGCAGGCGGCGTTTGTCACTGAGCAGTTCCCTGACCACGTGCGGTACGCGGGCTCCTCACTGGCATACACGTTGGCGGGCATTATCGGCGGCGGTTTTGCGCCACTGATCATCACCACGTTATTCAAGGAGATGGGTAGCACGCTGTGGGTTTCCCTGTACGTCTGCCTGGCGCTGGCGATTACGCTGTTTGCTTTATGGAAAGCCAAAGAGACCGCGCATCGCCCGGATTGATCATTAAATG
The nucleotide sequence above comes from Nissabacter sp. SGAir0207. Encoded proteins:
- a CDS encoding MFS transporter, whose amino-acid sequence is MADTPSLQQTVRAERTKSQTGRLAAASSIGTALEWYDFTVYNIMAALVFNHVFFPSFDPLVGTILAFSTYAVGYISRPLGGFVFGHLGDVAGRKAVLIITLVIMGVTTALMGLLPGYAVWGIWSPILLVALRFVQGIALGGEWAGAVLLSMEHGDANKRGRNASFAQVGPSCGTLIGTGFITLVTVMMSADQFQAWGWRIPFLLSLLLVIFGLWLRRGVEETPTFVAMQAQEKTTHTPLKEVFVNYPKQLLIAGGSRIGSDVLYALVVVFTLTYVTTVLQLPRPLALMATMLGAIGNAITVPMFGALSDKWGRRPVYITGALLAMVWSFLFFVLLDSTQPVLIVLAVIGGLLIHAMMYGPQAAFVTEQFPDHVRYAGSSLAYTLAGIIGGGFAPLIITTLFKEMGSTLWVSLYVCLALAITLFALWKAKETAHRPD